In one window of Amblyraja radiata isolate CabotCenter1 chromosome 29, sAmbRad1.1.pri, whole genome shotgun sequence DNA:
- the LOC116989290 gene encoding insulin gene enhancer protein ISL-1-like: MAIISKEVPLSTCRGCSKHITDPYILRVYPDLEWHAACLKCVECNQNLDESCTCFIKEGKIYCKTDYFSKFSVRCAQCQAGLSSLDLVLRAGDLTYHQRCFCCVACSRQLMPGDEFTLRFDGPYCIQDGGLPDSSLNHKGVFSPLANTSNLYLSEKLKAHRSAAHAAKHSDKITRVRTVLSEQQLLTLRTCYAANPRPDALMKQQLIEMTGLNSRVIRVWFQNKRCKDKKKNVLQKHIDQRDRDKADIRGLIGTLMVAMSPLTQKADLYCSPIEVHKCYTPWEDLKYFTQQVAFSGGRCHSNCSSSEVSAPSSQLPDTLSSEGSQAADL; the protein is encoded by the exons AGGAAGTCCCACTGTCTACCTGTAGGGGCTGTAGTAAACACATTACCGACCCATACATTCTGAGAGTCTACCCTGACTTGGAGTGGCATGCAGCCTGTCTCAAGTGTGTGGAGTGTAACCAGAATCTGGACGAGAGCTGTACTTGCTTCATCAAGGAAGGAAAGATATACTGCAAGACTGACTATTTCAG CAAATTTTCCGTGAGATGTGCTCAGTGTCAGGCGGGATTGTCATCCTTAGACCTGGTCCTAAGGGCTGGAGACCTCACCTATCACCAACGATGTTTCTGCTGTGTGGCCTGCAGTCGGCAGCTCATGCCTGGAGATGAATTCACGCTGCGATTTGACGGACCATACTGTATTCAGGACGGTGGGCTTCCAGATTCCAGCTTAAACCACAAGGGTGTTTTCAGTCCTCTAGCCAACACCAGCAACTTATATCTGTCAG AAAAACTCAAAGCCCACCGGTCAGCAGCACATGCTGCAAAACACTCGGATAAGATAACCCGTGTACGGACGGTGCTGAGCGAGCAGCAGTTGCTCACGCTGCGGACATGTTATGCGGCAAACCCGCGGCCAGATGCACTCATGAAGCAGCAACTGATAGAGATGACAGGCCTCAACTCGAGGGTCATCAGGGTCTGGTTTCAGAATAAACGGTGCAAGGACAAAAAGAAGAATGTTTTGCAGAAACACATAGACCAGCGCGACAGGGACAAAGCA GATATCCGAGGGTTGATTGGAACCTTGATGGTAGCCATGAGTCCACTAACACAGAAAGCTGATTTATACTGCAGCCCTATTGAGGTTCACAAATGTTACACACCATGGGAAGATCTAAAGTACTTTACACAGCAG GTAGCCTTTTCTGGTGGAAGATGCCACTCAAACTGCAGTAGTAGTGAGGTGTCAGCTCCAAGTTCCCAACTTCCAGATACACTGAGCAGCGAAGGATCCCAAGCAGCAGATCTCTGA